A window of the Fusarium poae strain DAOMC 252244 chromosome 3, whole genome shotgun sequence genome harbors these coding sequences:
- a CDS encoding hypothetical protein (SECRETED:SignalP(1-19)~TransMembrane:1 (n7-18c23/24o379-403i)), whose protein sequence is MMKQLRAISFIALPGLAIARSISYVTDLSIFEALAPCVSSAISYNIAKQIRLSLCDESKTGLQECICSTRIHQVTSTISNDIKHGCGPNASEDLHSASKVIQKYCNQDKHITFSSPTTNIVDAYITDLPELAYMPLCAQSALSYAVMGVGLERCPEAAKLNAPCVCNKKDVVRDIDSTLKSAAKRSCSNNADVTSAQNFYSQFCLMNDGKTSFASPKSPPGDMSYYITALPEFKSLDECARKGLSTIVMNQSSWLCGGGPQDLASCVCIKSGMYKIISSSLTERVKDYCDGTDTHNATAAADVFRYYCRAAKDLVVATVTESIFQSHVPTSSNTYSATAIFRTMSSGGATATSTTHTDTAKESGSSDENEKQDSTHNKVVPIAGGVIGAAAFTALGIALFFFIRRERRRRIYGERLCDDPPQYSGHMGNRVSIQGYKPAPTVSEMRSAVLSNSRFNGGKDFPGMSSRHAPTAELQAHLARMNPSPRYSRQSGVRTTLSEAVVESYEMGSNFRVPKK, encoded by the exons ATGATGAAGCAGTTGCGTGCCATATCATTCATTGCTTTGCCTGGCTTGGCCATTGCAAGAAGTATTTCTTATGTGACTGATCTCTCGATATTCGAGGCACTG GCTCCCTGTGTCTCCAGTGCGATCTCGTACAATATTGCCAAACAGATTCGCTTATCATTATGCGATGAATCGAAGACAGGATTGCAAGAATGCATCTGTTCGACCCGCATACACCAAGTTACCTCCACTATATCGAACGACATCAAGCATGGCTGCGGTCCCAATGCGTCAGAAGACCTCCACAGCGCATCCAAGGTGATTCAAAAGTACTGTAATCAGGATAAACACATTACATTTTCCTCGCCAACAACAAATATCGTCGATGCGTATATTACAGATCTGCCTGAACTAGCATATATGCCCCTTTGTGCGCAAAGCGCATTGTCTTATGCTGTAATGGGAGTG GGATTGGAAAGGTGTCCCGAGGCCGCCAAATTGAACGCTCCTTGCGTGTGCAACAAGAAAGATGTTGTTCGGGATATCGACTCGACTCTGAAGAGCGCAGCCAAGCGCTCTTGTTCAAACAACGCAGATGTCACTTCGGCGCAGAATTTTTATAGTCAGTTTTGTCTCATGAATGATGGCAAAACATCATTTGCATCACCAAAAAGTCCTCCAGGCGACA TGTCGTATTATATCACCGCTCTCCCAGAGTTTAAATCTCTAGACGAGTGCGCCCGCAAAGGTCTATCGACCATCGTCATGAAT CAAAGCTCCTGGCTATGTGGTGGTGGGCCTCAAGATCTAGCTTCGTGCGTCTGTATAAAGTCAGGGATGTATAAGATCATATCTAGTAGTTTGACTGAGAGGGTCAAAGACTACTGTGACGGTACAGACACTCACAATGCCACCGCTGCTGCCGACGTCTTTCGGTACTATTGCAGAGCTGCTAAAGATCTAGTCGTTGCAACTGTGACTGAGTCTATATTCCAGTCTCACGTTCCAACCAGCTCGAATACCTATTCCGCTACAGCGATATTCAGAACTATGAGCTCAGGTGGAGCGACTGCAACTTCGACCACTCACACAGATACTGCAAAGGAGTCAGGCTCCAGTGACGAAAACGAAAAGCAGGACAGCACGCATAACAAGGTTGTACCCATTGCTGGAGGAGTTATCGGAGCCGCTGCATTTACAGCTCTCGGTATAGCATTGTTCTTTTTTATCAGACGGGAGCGCCGGCGACGGATTTATGGAGAGCGACTTTGCGACGACCCCCCTCAGTATTCTGGACATATGGGCAACAGAGTCTCTATCCAAGGTTACAAACCAGCCCCGACTGTTTCAGAAATGCGATCAGCTGTACTATCCAATTCCAGGTTCAATGGAGGGAAAGATTTTCCGGGAATGTCGTCCAGGCATGCACCGACAGCTGAGCTGCAGGCTCATCTTGCAAGGATGAATCCATCTCCAAGATATTCGCGACAGTCTGGGGTGCGAACAACCCTATCAGAAGCTGTAGTAGAGTCATATGAAATGGGCTCAAATTTTAGGGTACCAAAAAAGTGA